From Xylanibacter oryzae DSM 17970, a single genomic window includes:
- a CDS encoding AraC family transcriptional regulator yields the protein MLKKSKYLVANERDMRWGLIVETVGYEEIAPNENYPTTGHADGYYFNVDKGRILNEYQMLYTIEGQGYFMSDHLNQLVTLKEGDIHLLFPGEWHSYYPDKDTGWKSYWIGFKGQNMDVRLKENFLSPERPIYHVGYSEELVQLYRSAYNAAIEEAAYSQQLLAGIVNHMIGLMYSLERNIILNKNQSHVDMIKRAQLRIREDVEKSLTIQQLAEEFGISYSTFRKLFKEYTGISPALYQQDLKLQRAKELLTSTDLSVKEIAYRLNFETPDYFSSRFKIKTGRRPSELR from the coding sequence ATGCTAAAAAAGAGTAAATATTTAGTCGCAAACGAACGCGATATGCGTTGGGGACTGATAGTTGAAACTGTCGGTTATGAAGAGATCGCCCCTAATGAGAATTATCCTACTACTGGCCACGCAGACGGATATTATTTCAATGTAGATAAAGGTCGCATACTTAACGAATACCAAATGCTATACACAATAGAAGGTCAAGGTTATTTTATGTCAGATCATTTAAATCAACTTGTTACTCTCAAAGAAGGTGACATCCACTTGCTTTTTCCAGGCGAATGGCATTCTTATTATCCAGACAAAGACACTGGCTGGAAAAGCTATTGGATTGGATTCAAAGGGCAAAATATGGACGTACGACTAAAGGAAAACTTTTTATCGCCGGAAAGACCAATTTACCATGTTGGATATTCTGAAGAGTTAGTACAACTATACCGTTCTGCATATAATGCAGCAATAGAAGAAGCTGCTTATTCACAACAATTACTCGCTGGTATAGTAAACCATATGATAGGGCTAATGTACTCTCTTGAAAGAAATATAATACTCAACAAAAACCAGAGCCATGTTGATATGATAAAAAGAGCACAGTTACGTATACGTGAAGATGTAGAAAAATCTCTTACCATACAGCAACTGGCAGAAGAATTTGGTATAAGTTATTCCACATTTCGTAAGCTTTTTAAAGAATATACAGGTATTAGTCCTGCTTTGTACCAGCAAGATCTAAAACTGCAGCGTGCAAAGGAACTTCTTACATCTACAGACCTGTCTGTCAAAGAGATCGCATACCGCCTAAATTTCGAGACCCCTGATTATTTCTCTTCAAGATTCAAAATTAAAACAGGTAGGAGACCTAGCGAATTGCGATAA
- a CDS encoding nucleoside-specific channel-forming Tsx family protein translates to MNRKSLILVALLSFFAFSSKAQLNIQLHRDFGRHMYSALNKNMERPLWTSTVEDYITDKWHGSTYFFVDMDYNNSGVASSYWELSHEFAIGKSPFAFHVEYNGGNGVGYYVNNAYLLGTAYNYNSPDYNAGISFQAMYKYIQKNTSPNNFQLTTVWYLNFAKGLLRFDGFADFWRESNTHSHSIFISEPQIWFNLNKVKGVDKDFNLSFGSEVEVSKDFAGRDGWYCIPTAAVKWTFK, encoded by the coding sequence ATGAATAGAAAATCATTGATTTTAGTCGCTTTATTATCTTTTTTTGCATTTAGTTCAAAGGCTCAGTTAAATATACAATTGCACAGAGATTTTGGTAGACATATGTATAGTGCGTTGAATAAAAATATGGAAAGACCACTTTGGACATCTACTGTTGAGGATTATATAACAGATAAGTGGCATGGTTCTACTTATTTCTTTGTTGATATGGACTATAATAATAGTGGAGTGGCATCTTCTTATTGGGAGCTTTCTCATGAATTTGCTATTGGCAAATCTCCTTTTGCATTTCATGTAGAATATAATGGTGGTAATGGAGTTGGATATTATGTTAACAACGCTTATTTGCTTGGTACGGCATATAATTATAATTCACCTGACTATAATGCAGGTATATCTTTTCAGGCTATGTATAAGTATATACAGAAAAATACTAGCCCTAATAACTTTCAGTTGACAACAGTCTGGTATCTTAATTTTGCTAAAGGATTATTACGTTTTGATGGCTTTGCTGATTTTTGGCGTGAAAGCAATACACATAGCCATTCAATATTTATTAGTGAACCACAAATTTGGTTTAATCTAAATAAGGTTAAGGGAGTAGACAAAGATTTTAATCTTAGTTTTGGTTCTGAGGTAGAAGTATCGAAAGACTTTGCTGGGCGAGATGGATGGTATTGCATTCCTACAGCTGCAGTGAAATGGACTTTCAAATAA
- a CDS encoding response regulator transcription factor, with protein MAENDYRILVVDDEEDLCEILKFNLETEGYAVETANSAEEVLTLDLSSYNLLMLDVMMGQMSGFALARKLKQNENTKDIPIIFLTARDTENDTVTGFNLGADDYISKPFSIREVLVRIRAVLRRTIGQSEEEGHNMIKYQELILNLDNKTLSIEGNDVPVTKTEFEILRTLLEDKGRVFSRQQLIDRIWPNDVLVLDRTVDVNITRLRKKVGPYSKCIVTRLGFGYYFDA; from the coding sequence ATGGCTGAAAATGATTACCGTATATTAGTAGTTGACGATGAAGAGGATCTCTGTGAGATTCTTAAGTTCAACCTTGAGACAGAAGGTTATGCTGTAGAAACGGCTAATTCTGCAGAAGAAGTATTAACTTTAGATTTATCATCTTACAATTTGTTAATGCTTGATGTTATGATGGGACAAATGTCTGGTTTTGCATTAGCCCGCAAATTAAAACAAAATGAGAACACAAAAGATATCCCTATAATATTTCTTACAGCAAGAGACACTGAGAATGACACCGTAACAGGCTTTAACTTAGGTGCAGATGACTATATATCAAAACCATTCTCAATACGAGAAGTCCTGGTAAGAATACGAGCTGTGCTAAGAAGAACAATTGGGCAAAGCGAAGAAGAAGGTCATAATATGATCAAATATCAAGAACTTATACTTAATCTAGATAATAAGACCCTCTCAATTGAAGGAAATGATGTTCCTGTAACTAAAACTGAATTTGAAATATTACGAACTCTTCTTGAAGACAAAGGTCGTGTATTCTCAAGACAACAACTTATAGATCGTATATGGCCAAATGACGTTCTGGTTTTAGATCGCACAGTAGATGTAAATATTACGCGACTCAGAAAGAAAGTTGGTCCTTACTCAAAATGTATCGTTACAAGATTAGGGTTTGGTTATTATTTTGATGCATAA
- a CDS encoding GNAT family N-acetyltransferase — MIITTAKKDQSKDIASLIMKAMNYECCKNFAGSDHTLDDFNRMMTTLVEREDSQYSYHNTMVAIESNKIVGIIVSYDGAMLQELRKAFIDEAKKEFGLDYSDMEDETQKGELYIDSLAVAEDYQHLGIATSLIKETIKKSKRLRIKKTGLLVDIGNPKAEKLYTTIGFKYVDNKCWGGHNMKHLQY, encoded by the coding sequence ATGATAATTACTACGGCCAAAAAGGACCAATCCAAAGATATTGCATCACTTATAATGAAAGCGATGAATTATGAATGCTGTAAAAATTTTGCCGGGTCTGATCATACATTAGATGATTTTAATAGAATGATGACAACACTTGTGGAACGTGAAGATTCCCAATACAGTTATCATAATACGATGGTAGCCATTGAGTCGAACAAGATTGTTGGAATTATAGTAAGCTATGATGGGGCTATGCTGCAAGAACTTCGCAAAGCCTTCATAGATGAAGCAAAAAAAGAATTTGGGCTTGACTACAGTGATATGGAAGATGAGACTCAGAAAGGAGAACTATACATAGATTCACTTGCTGTTGCTGAAGATTATCAGCATTTGGGAATAGCAACATCTCTCATTAAAGAGACTATAAAGAAGTCTAAAAGATTAAGAATCAAAAAGACGGGACTTCTTGTTGATATAGGAAACCCTAAAGCAGAAAAACTATATACAACTATTGGATTTAAATACGTAGATAATAAATGCTGGGGTGGTCATAATATGAAACATCTTCAATACTAA
- a CDS encoding sensor histidine kinase, producing MERISVGHKLYLSVLPLFLLFAVLFIVFQQYRERAFKISTLNMELQNYNYRLEDVLHYNGNHNENTINKFVQRNHMHGLRVTLIDQRGKVFYDNIRKDYSNIQNHSNRQEIRQALANGTGYDINRNSMTLKGDFFYSATYFPQDKFIIRSALPYNNNLSKSLQADQHYIWFTLIVVITLTLILYRFVQRLGRNVTKLRIFASRAEHNESIDTEDLVEFSADELGEIAEKIIKIYKQLQKTKEEQTILKRQLTQNIAHELKTPVASIEGYLETILDNPKITSETKQQFLERCYSQSKRLSSLLHDISTLNRLDDAPHMIDFEPVNISNIVENIKKDTAIEIAKRNMTFSYELPQDLIVNGNASLLYSIFRNLTDNAIAYAGDGTKINITAKENGPFWEFNFYDNGIGVGAEHLSRLFERFYRIDKGRSRKAGGTGLGLAIVKNAVIIHKGNITASNMEKGGLKFTFSIKK from the coding sequence ATGGAGCGTATATCAGTAGGTCACAAGTTATACTTATCTGTATTACCACTTTTTCTTCTATTTGCAGTTCTATTTATCGTATTTCAGCAATATAGAGAAAGGGCATTTAAGATATCTACCCTAAATATGGAATTGCAAAATTACAATTATAGGTTGGAGGATGTATTGCATTATAATGGTAACCATAACGAAAATACTATTAATAAATTCGTTCAAAGAAATCATATGCATGGATTGCGTGTAACATTAATAGACCAACGCGGAAAAGTTTTTTATGACAACATACGCAAAGACTATTCAAATATACAGAATCACAGTAATCGACAAGAAATAAGACAAGCTCTTGCTAATGGAACTGGCTATGATATAAACCGCAATAGTATGACGCTTAAAGGAGACTTTTTTTATTCTGCGACATATTTTCCACAAGATAAATTTATTATACGATCAGCACTTCCATACAATAACAATCTATCAAAATCGCTACAAGCCGATCAACATTATATATGGTTCACCCTTATCGTAGTAATTACCCTAACGTTAATATTATACAGATTTGTACAACGACTAGGTAGAAATGTTACAAAATTAAGGATATTCGCATCAAGAGCAGAACACAATGAATCAATTGACACAGAGGATCTTGTTGAATTTTCTGCAGATGAATTGGGCGAAATAGCTGAAAAAATAATAAAGATTTACAAACAGCTTCAAAAAACAAAGGAAGAACAAACAATATTAAAACGACAATTGACTCAAAATATAGCTCATGAACTAAAAACTCCTGTAGCTAGTATAGAGGGGTATCTTGAAACTATTCTTGACAATCCAAAGATCACCTCAGAGACAAAACAGCAGTTCCTAGAAAGATGTTATTCTCAAAGTAAACGGTTAAGTAGTCTACTGCATGACATATCCACACTAAATAGATTAGACGATGCACCACACATGATAGATTTTGAACCTGTTAATATAAGTAACATCGTTGAAAATATAAAGAAAGATACGGCTATAGAAATAGCAAAAAGGAATATGACCTTTTCTTACGAACTTCCACAAGATTTGATTGTAAATGGCAATGCCTCACTTTTGTACAGTATTTTCAGGAACCTCACAGATAATGCAATTGCGTATGCTGGCGATGGTACAAAAATAAATATTACAGCAAAAGAAAACGGACCTTTTTGGGAGTTCAATTTTTATGACAATGGGATAGGCGTTGGTGCTGAGCACCTTAGTCGCTTATTTGAACGCTTCTACAGAATTGACAAAGGACGTAGCAGAAAAGCTGGAGGAACTGGGCTTGGGCTTGCTATTGTAAAAAATGCAGTAATAATTCACAAAGGTAATATCACTGCCAGTAACATGGAAAAAGGTGGATTAAAATTTACCTTCTCAATAAAAAAATAA
- a CDS encoding ATP-binding protein: MPIGLYGQASNLPVYNHQAHKYTKNNPLVVEGLWSLWPLSYINEEGSPTGIDIDITKHILNKLNIPYVIRLKYREDVINDLHSGKAQLSWGTSTQDNKKSFIFSEQSITYLVHAVAYRKGETHITNFEELKNAKVIIHNGSGSQDILRKYGWTKNALTYEDMKKAMYDLSNRNADFIVWNSLGLEYLKGNLHFDSIEIRNIQGMQPSAYKFMGTDSALIAKLDSVFAKEHADGNLSYIYDKWFYNNSKHIIPKWIIFSISFIAFIFVILLIFNFIYRKRINDQNKRISLLDGRLALAIKSGNIMLWIYNVKEKKFLRIDSKEDIKNVTEFDNFTKFIKENKSNNMEHNFNMLIDGKRSKFQDIVIISPSYDCKMKVYQVVANVLERNKYGKVTTIIGTNKDITEHYQREVEEKDIMLKYKTIFNSAMVAISYINSDGVYVDVNERWCRYFNIKNKKEFLDSRPTIKEIWGNRYESLESKNNFWAATAFNLPAAEETTLRYAQQQRNVIIENRMVAIYDNNSNYTGCSSSFIDITDDVKSFREVDNYVEKTRNAMNDIKIYADNINHVLKSCGIRIFWLSKNEYSFRISNDANNIGKEFRKDAWMNYLTNESKAKAESIIKKIRDGFNDIFSINIEIYRHNKNSHYNFIGLPEFENNGNIKNFFGLAINISELAEAQNNLEKKKKEAQKADVLKSAFLKNMSFEIRTPLQAVVGFSELLSDVKNKEDESFFVNEIKRNSNLLLKIVNDVLFLSKLDAGMIDVKKEKCDISILFKQRCYLAKKKLENARLNFIEDCDYNKYLLEIDYRLITIIIDNLLDNAIKYTKDGHISAKYKYEEGYLIIFIEDTGCGIPEKMIGKIFNKFVKTSNDERGSGLGLSFCKVIAELMDGNIHIESKENYGTTAWVRIPCRIIPIKEMEVV; encoded by the coding sequence TTGCCTATTGGGCTTTATGGGCAGGCTAGCAACTTGCCTGTTTACAATCATCAAGCTCACAAATATACGAAGAATAATCCTCTTGTAGTTGAAGGGTTATGGAGTTTATGGCCACTATCATATATCAATGAAGAAGGTTCTCCTACGGGTATAGATATAGATATCACGAAACATATACTTAACAAACTAAACATTCCTTACGTAATAAGACTAAAGTATAGAGAAGACGTTATAAACGACCTACATAGCGGGAAAGCACAGCTGTCATGGGGAACATCAACACAAGACAATAAAAAATCTTTTATATTCAGCGAACAAAGTATAACATATCTTGTACATGCAGTTGCATACAGAAAAGGAGAAACACATATAACAAATTTCGAAGAGCTTAAAAACGCCAAGGTAATAATTCATAACGGCAGCGGATCTCAAGATATCTTAAGAAAATACGGATGGACCAAGAATGCATTGACTTATGAGGACATGAAAAAGGCCATGTATGATTTAAGTAACAGGAATGCAGACTTTATTGTATGGAATTCTCTTGGACTTGAATATCTTAAAGGTAACTTACATTTTGACAGCATAGAAATAAGAAATATTCAAGGTATGCAGCCATCTGCATATAAATTTATGGGAACAGACTCTGCCTTAATAGCAAAATTGGATTCCGTTTTTGCTAAAGAGCATGCAGATGGTAATCTATCATATATATATGATAAATGGTTCTATAATAATTCAAAACACATTATTCCTAAATGGATAATATTTTCTATTAGTTTTATCGCTTTTATCTTTGTTATACTTCTCATTTTTAACTTCATATACAGAAAAAGGATCAACGACCAAAATAAACGAATAAGCCTTTTGGACGGAAGACTTGCTTTAGCTATTAAATCCGGTAACATAATGTTATGGATATACAATGTAAAAGAAAAAAAGTTTTTACGGATAGATAGCAAAGAGGATATAAAGAATGTAACAGAATTCGACAACTTTACTAAATTTATAAAAGAAAATAAATCAAACAATATGGAGCATAACTTTAATATGCTTATTGACGGTAAAAGAAGTAAATTTCAAGATATAGTTATAATAAGCCCTTCCTATGATTGTAAAATGAAAGTTTATCAAGTTGTTGCTAATGTCCTTGAAAGGAATAAATATGGTAAAGTAACTACTATCATTGGAACGAACAAAGACATTACAGAACACTATCAAAGAGAGGTTGAAGAAAAAGACATCATGTTGAAATACAAGACTATATTCAATTCAGCAATGGTTGCAATATCTTATATAAACAGTGATGGTGTCTATGTTGATGTAAATGAAAGATGGTGTCGATATTTTAATATAAAAAATAAAAAAGAGTTTTTAGACAGTCGCCCAACAATAAAAGAAATTTGGGGAAACAGATATGAATCATTAGAGAGCAAAAATAATTTTTGGGCTGCGACTGCTTTTAATTTACCAGCGGCAGAAGAAACCACATTAAGATATGCTCAGCAACAAAGAAATGTAATAATTGAAAATAGAATGGTAGCTATATATGACAATAATAGTAATTATACGGGATGCTCTTCTAGTTTTATAGACATTACAGATGACGTTAAGTCGTTTAGAGAAGTTGATAATTATGTGGAAAAGACCAGAAATGCAATGAATGATATTAAAATTTATGCTGATAACATAAACCATGTACTTAAAAGCTGTGGAATAAGAATATTCTGGTTGAGTAAAAATGAATATTCATTTAGAATAAGTAACGATGCTAATAACATAGGTAAAGAATTTAGGAAAGATGCATGGATGAATTATTTGACTAATGAAAGTAAAGCTAAAGCAGAAAGTATAATTAAAAAAATAAGAGATGGATTTAATGATATTTTTAGTATAAATATAGAAATATATAGACATAATAAGAATAGTCATTATAATTTTATCGGTTTGCCTGAATTTGAAAATAATGGAAATATTAAGAATTTCTTCGGACTTGCCATTAATATATCAGAATTGGCAGAAGCCCAAAACAATTTGGAAAAGAAAAAGAAAGAGGCTCAAAAAGCCGACGTTCTTAAAAGCGCTTTTCTTAAGAACATGAGCTTTGAGATAAGAACTCCACTACAGGCTGTAGTTGGATTTTCAGAATTGCTATCTGATGTTAAGAATAAAGAAGATGAATCATTCTTCGTTAATGAAATAAAAAGGAACTCAAATCTCCTTCTAAAGATTGTCAATGACGTATTGTTTTTAAGCAAACTAGATGCAGGAATGATTGATGTAAAAAAAGAAAAATGCGATATTTCAATACTTTTCAAACAAAGGTGCTATTTAGCCAAAAAAAAATTGGAAAACGCCAGACTGAATTTCATAGAAGACTGCGATTACAACAAATATTTATTAGAAATTGACTATAGACTTATAACAATCATAATTGATAATTTGTTAGACAACGCCATTAAATATACTAAAGATGGACATATTAGTGCTAAATACAAGTATGAAGAAGGATACCTGATTATCTTTATAGAAGATACAGGATGTGGTATCCCTGAAAAAATGATTGGTAAAATTTTTAATAAATTTGTAAAAACAAGCAATGATGAACGTGGGTCTGGTCTGGGACTTAGTTTCTGTAAAGTGATAGCAGAACTAATGGATGGGAATATACATATCGAAAGTAAAGAAAATTACGGTACCACTGCATGGGTAAGAATACCATGTAGGATTATTCCAATAAAAGAGATGGAAGTTGTATGA
- the cysK gene encoding cysteine synthase A — protein MAKIAKQLTELIGNTPLLELNKFSVLKGLKNPIIAKIEFFNPGGSVKDRIALAMIEDAEKTGKLKPGATIIEPTSGNTGVGLALVSAVKGYKLILTMPETMSVERRNLVKAYGAEVRLTKGSEGMPGAIKAAEELRDSIPGAIILQQFENPANPKRHYETTGKEIWNQTDGNVDIFIAGVGTGGTISGIGKRLKEENPNIKIIAVEPASSPVLSGGKSGPHKIQGIGAGFVPKTYDATTIDEIFEVENDDAIRTGRQLAQSEGLLVGISSGAAAFAAAEIAKRKENTNKKIVVLLPDTGERYLSTVLYAFEEYPL, from the coding sequence ATGGCAAAGATCGCAAAGCAATTGACTGAACTCATCGGTAACACACCGTTATTAGAGTTAAATAAGTTTTCAGTTTTAAAAGGTCTAAAGAATCCTATCATAGCAAAGATTGAGTTTTTCAATCCAGGTGGAAGTGTAAAAGACAGAATAGCTCTTGCAATGATTGAAGATGCAGAAAAAACAGGCAAGCTAAAACCTGGAGCTACAATTATTGAACCAACTAGTGGCAATACTGGTGTAGGACTAGCTCTTGTATCAGCTGTTAAAGGTTACAAACTTATTCTTACTATGCCTGAAACAATGAGCGTTGAGCGAAGAAATCTTGTTAAAGCATATGGTGCAGAAGTACGTCTCACAAAGGGAAGTGAGGGTATGCCTGGAGCGATAAAAGCTGCCGAAGAATTGAGAGATTCTATTCCAGGGGCAATCATACTGCAACAGTTTGAAAATCCAGCTAATCCTAAGAGACATTACGAGACTACAGGAAAAGAAATATGGAATCAGACAGACGGTAACGTAGACATTTTCATTGCAGGAGTTGGTACAGGTGGAACTATATCAGGTATCGGAAAGCGTCTTAAAGAAGAGAATCCTAATATTAAAATAATTGCTGTAGAACCTGCGTCATCGCCAGTCCTTAGTGGTGGTAAAAGCGGACCTCACAAGATACAAGGTATAGGTGCAGGATTCGTACCTAAAACTTATGATGCAACAACAATAGATGAAATATTCGAAGTTGAAAATGATGATGCTATACGCACAGGCCGTCAACTAGCTCAATCAGAAGGACTGTTGGTCGGAATATCTTCAGGCGCTGCTGCTTTTGCTGCCGCAGAGATTGCTAAAAGGAAAGAGAATACAAATAAAAAAATTGTAGTATTACTTCCCGACACAGGAGAACGATACTTATCTACCGTGCTTTACGCATTCGAAGAGTATCCTCTATAA
- a CDS encoding ATP-binding protein has translation MTKSVIITIIILLTSITGISANSSIEGLQRFTKEHPMKVLCDWNYPPYEYIDDNGQAAGFNIEVTDRILSLLAIPHKFIMQESEKQVKMYNHQDFDLAIDAKRSGFGERLYFGNIPLGYYRICILHLRNNKITNKDKDITNKLLYTQKGDISEYVFRKKFTSLHLKETNDIHLAMRAVMLGKADGIIWVKEPSKWLIHKYGMKDLVLSELNLPIQAMFFVSKDSKIVNIMDEQLAHMQQNGEVDFLHAKWFKHQTYKKDNSAIVSLGILILSMCIVISLVFIHIQRNKIKEAKKHARNLFRMRALALKMDRSNILIINPDEIYANNKSWSIKRIHPDNNEFINRLHEIALGKRETLEEVIKYNISYTTKPQWEYYRITAIAEKRKSNKISKIVMTWKDITNEITERIQYKEMSDKYIAILNSALIGLSFYDKDGFLINSNKQMCRIFKIKNLEGYIGKYNIFEGEIGNLLKDKDNNILPLYASSNIVIKEKGLDIYVELQIEPVKDNEGNTIYIIAAIKDISYERYIYISLTENANKYKKAEIRMKTYSDMLRNILDMSNTRIWIYDLKEQTIKYSKNLKQYEKSITLEEYIGKLSDNNKTEITKILNQEDRDKPKSINIIQHFKQCFNKDDIWLAINGVPIYNSDGVISEYRGTMHDVTELMQTQDRLKIETDNAERSEKMKSMFLANMSHEIRTPLNSIVGFSDLLEGLEKKDRNDFLHIINNNCDMLLRLINDILELSEMDSNTQTLSPSDVDWVVAFNDICTSLKQRVKNPKVNYIIENPFKKMSLHIDAGRLNQVITNFVTNAIKYTKSGYIKVGYKYINNGLHIYCEDTGSGIPDDKREKIFERFVKLNDFVQGTGLGLSICKTIAERYNGKIGVDSTVGKGSIFWIWIPCNYAKKE, from the coding sequence ATGACAAAAAGCGTTATCATAACTATTATAATATTACTGACATCTATTACAGGTATTTCAGCTAATTCATCCATAGAAGGCCTCCAAAGATTCACGAAAGAGCATCCTATGAAAGTTTTGTGCGACTGGAATTATCCACCTTACGAGTATATTGACGACAATGGACAAGCTGCAGGATTCAATATAGAAGTAACAGACCGCATTTTATCTTTATTAGCAATACCTCATAAGTTTATAATGCAAGAATCAGAAAAACAAGTGAAAATGTACAATCACCAAGATTTTGACTTAGCTATTGACGCAAAACGTTCAGGTTTTGGAGAAAGACTTTACTTTGGCAATATTCCTTTAGGGTATTATAGAATTTGTATATTGCACCTTAGAAACAATAAAATCACGAACAAAGATAAAGATATTACTAATAAATTATTATATACTCAGAAAGGTGATATATCTGAATACGTTTTTCGAAAAAAATTTACTTCATTACACTTAAAAGAAACTAACGATATTCACCTAGCTATGAGGGCTGTAATGCTAGGTAAGGCTGACGGCATAATATGGGTTAAAGAGCCTTCTAAATGGTTAATACACAAATATGGAATGAAAGATCTTGTTTTATCAGAGCTAAATTTGCCTATTCAAGCAATGTTCTTTGTCAGCAAAGACAGCAAGATCGTTAATATAATGGATGAACAGCTAGCTCACATGCAGCAGAATGGAGAAGTCGACTTCTTGCATGCTAAATGGTTTAAACATCAGACATACAAGAAAGACAATTCTGCAATTGTATCATTAGGAATACTAATACTGTCAATGTGTATAGTAATATCTTTAGTTTTTATTCATATTCAACGCAATAAGATAAAGGAGGCAAAGAAACATGCAAGAAATCTATTCAGGATGAGAGCTTTAGCACTAAAGATGGACAGATCAAATATTTTAATAATAAATCCAGATGAAATATACGCAAATAATAAATCATGGAGTATCAAGAGAATTCATCCTGATAATAATGAATTCATAAATAGACTGCACGAAATAGCTTTAGGCAAAAGAGAGACACTTGAAGAGGTTATAAAATATAATATAAGTTATACTACTAAACCACAATGGGAATATTATAGAATAACAGCAATTGCAGAGAAAAGGAAATCTAATAAGATTTCAAAGATTGTTATGACTTGGAAAGATATCACTAATGAAATAACTGAGAGAATACAATATAAAGAGATGTCTGATAAATATATAGCAATTCTAAATTCCGCACTTATCGGACTATCTTTTTACGACAAGGATGGTTTCCTGATAAACTCTAATAAACAAATGTGCAGAATTTTTAAAATAAAGAATCTGGAAGGATATATCGGTAAATATAATATTTTTGAAGGTGAGATAGGTAATTTGCTTAAAGATAAAGACAATAACATATTGCCTCTTTATGCATCATCAAATATAGTAATAAAAGAAAAAGGTCTTGACATCTATGTAGAATTACAAATAGAACCCGTAAAAGACAATGAAGGGAATACCATCTATATAATTGCGGCTATAAAAGATATATCATATGAAAGATATATATATATATCACTTACAGAGAATGCAAATAAGTATAAAAAAGCAGAGATTAGAATGAAAACATATTCGGATATGCTTAGGAATATCCTTGATATGAGTAATACACGAATATGGATATACGATCTAAAAGAACAAACGATTAAATATTCAAAGAATCTTAAACAATACGAGAAGTCAATAACACTTGAAGAATATATCGGTAAACTATCTGATAATAACAAAACAGAAATAACAAAAATATTAAATCAAGAAGACCGTGATAAACCAAAATCAATTAATATAATACAACACTTTAAGCAATGTTTCAACAAGGATGACATTTGGCTAGCTATAAATGGAGTACCAATATACAACTCTGATGGGGTTATTTCAGAATATCGCGGTACAATGCACGATGTTACAGAATTAATGCAAACACAAGACCGACTAAAAATTGAAACAGACAACGCAGAAAGAAGTGAAAAGATGAAGAGTATGTTTCTAGCAAACATGAGTCATGAAATAAGAACCCCACTAAATTCTATTGTAGGATTTTCTGATTTGCTTGAAGGACTAGAAAAGAAAGACAGAAATGATTTCTTACACATAATAAATAATAATTGTGATATGTTGCTTAGATTGATCAATGACATACTTGAACTAAGCGAAATGGATTCAAACACGCAAACACTTTCACCTTCGGATGTAGACTGGGTTGTTGCCTTTAACGATATATGCACATCTCTCAAACAAAGAGTAAAGAATCCTAAAGTCAATTATATAATAGAGAATCCATTCAAAAAGATGAGTCTTCACATTGATGCTGGCAGATTAAACCAAGTTATAACAAACTTCGTAACAAATGCTATTAAATATACAAAAAGTGGATATATAAAGGTAGGATATAAATATATAAATAATGGATTACACATATACTGCGAAGATACTGGTTCAGGTATACCTGATGACAAAAGAGAAAAAATTTTCGAGAGATTTGTGAAATTAAATGATTTTGTACAAGGAACAGGACTTGGACTCTCTATATGTAAGACTATCGCTGAACGCTATAATGGTAAGATAGGGGTTGATTCTACTGTTGGGAAAGGTTCTATATTTTGGATTTGGATACCATGTAATTATGCTAAAAAAGAGTAA